From the Falco biarmicus isolate bFalBia1 chromosome 19, bFalBia1.pri, whole genome shotgun sequence genome, one window contains:
- the IL23A gene encoding interleukin-23 subunit alpha, which yields MAPLHHLCLCLCLPLLLPPPAAPVPVPVPAPRTDWAACRNFSRDLLQLVATIKEPHRVLEEIHLSMEDPKNWPPRIGCSDACDPSTLDTNNTRCLQRILQGLQHYRVLLGSDIFTNRRLPTLESTLDQLLGLVQQEHGRPPRPTMAPSEAWARALLQRLALQRLQSFTTIMSRVFSHSASPR from the exons ATGGCTCCGCTCCAccacctctgcctctgcctctgcctcccgctgctgctgccgccgcccgcggccccggtgccggtgccggtcCCGGCCCCCCGCACCGACTGGGCCGCCTGCAGGAACTTCTCCCGGgatctgctgcagctggtggcgACCATCAAGGAGCCGCATCGAGTCCTG gaggagaTTCACCTGAGCATGGAGGATCCCAAGAATTGGCCCCCCCGGATCGGCTGCAGTGATGCCTGTGACCCCTCCACCCTGGACACCAACAACACG CGCTGCCTGCAGCGGATCCTTCAGGGGCTGCAGCACTACCGGGTCCTGCTGGGCTCCGACATCTTCACCAACCGCCGCCTGCCCACGCTGGAGTCCACGCTGGACCAGCTGCTGGGCCTCGTCcag caggagcacggccgccccccgcgccccacCATGGCTCCCAGCGAGGCCTGGGCACGGGCATTGCTGCAACGCTTGGCACTCCAACGGCTCCAGTCCTTCACCACCATCATGAGCCGCGTCTTCAGCCACAGCGCCAGCCCCCGCTGA